The sequence ATGAAAACTACATTAACTGCGCTTCAAATCGAAGGAAATTTACTAGCTCCAGATATGACTGCCCAAATGCTCGAAGGCAGCATCAAAGGACAATTGCCAGAAGACTTTGGTTTTAATAAAACTGACAAGCTAGCAGATGAAATTGCTACTGCCTGGGGCGATGCTAAAGCATACTGGGCAGCATTTCAACGCGCATTGGCAAGGCTCGATGAAAATAATTCCGCTACTACAATTACCCGTGAACTTTGGACAGTGCCATTACTGCAAAGTCTAGGTTATGAACCTGTATACACTGCAACAGCCGAAGTCGTAGAGGACAAAACTTATGCGATTTCCCATCGTGCAGAAGCAGGAGAAAATAAACCACCTATCCATATTATTGGTTGTCGGTTAGAAATCGATAAACGTCCTCCCAGTGGCACACCCAGGTTATCAGCACACGCACTGGTGCAGGAGTATCTTAACAAGACAGAGCATCTGTGGGCGATCGCAACCAATGGTTATCGCTGGCGGTTACTGCGTGACTCTTCGTTGATGACTCGTCTTACTTACGTTGAATTTGACTTAGAACAGATTCTCAACGGTGAGAACTTTGCTGATTTTGGGCTATTTTATCGGTTGTTTCACCGTTCCCGATTGCCTGAAGGTGTGGATGATGCAGACAAGTGTTTGCTGGAATATTATCACCAAGAGGCAATTCAACAAGGCGGACGGGTACGCGAAAAACTACGGGACGGGGTTGAAAAAGCCATTGTTCAATTAGGTAACGGTTTTATTCAACATCCGCAAAACGAACGGCTGCGTCAAAAACTTGGAATTATCCCCAATTACGAAGCAGAAGTTACAAATTACGAATTATATCGCCAATTGTTGCGATTAATTTATCGTTTGCTGTTTTTAATGGTGGCAGAATCCCGCAATTTATTATTAATTGGAGATGACTTAGAGAAATCTCGGATTTACCGAGAATATTACAGCATTGAACGCTTGCGAGAGTTAGCCGAACGTCCTCATTGGCGGCGGGAAGGTTTTCAAGATTTATGGCAAGGTTTGTGGGTAACTTTCTTGCTCTTTGATGAAAACTGGCGCGGTGAAGTACTAGGTTTGTCTCCCCTCAATGGAGATTTATTTGGTTCAGGTACTCTTTCAGCTTTAGATAATTGTGCAATTGATAATTATGATTTACTGATAGCACTTCGTCAGCTATCGTTGTACCAAGACAAGGGACAACTACGGCGGGTTAATTATGAGTACCTAGACGTAGAAGAATTAGGCAGTGTGTATGAAAGTTTACTTGAATTTCATCCCCAAGTAATTTTCCATCAAGGGATATATGAATTTGCTTTAGTTTTTGGCAGCGACAGGAAAACTACCGGCTCTTATTATACCCCACCACAGCTTGTACAACAACTGATCAAAACTGCACTTGAACCAGTAATTAAAGAAAAGCTTCATAGTACGCAACAGAAGCTAGGCAATTCAGAAAACAATCAAGAATTAGAAAAAGCACTTCTTAGTTTAAAAGTATGTGATCCAGCTTGTGGTTCAGGGCATTTTCTTTTAGCAGCAGCAAGGCGGATTGGTAAAGAATTAGCCAAAGTCCGTACAGGTGAAGCAGAACCTGGAATTGAACCTTTAAAATTAGCAATTCGAGATGTTATTCAAAATTGTATTTATGGGGTGGATTTAAACCCGTTAGCAGTGGATTTATGCAAGGTTGCCTTATGGATTGAAGGATTTCCTGGTAGGTTACCACTTAGCTTTTTAGACCACAGAATTAAATGTGGAAATTCCTTAGTAGGAGTATTGGATATTAATTGTCTATCTGAGGGAATACCCGATGAAGCTTATAAGCCTGTAACCGGGGATGATAAAAAGTTATCTTCACAGTTTAAGAAGCGGAATAAGAAAGAACGGGAGACAGATAACCAAGGACAATTATCAATATTTGGAGGTTTACAAACTGAACGTACACACTATACAGAAAGTGCGCGGGAGTTAGGAGATATTCCTGAATCCACACCGCAACAAGTGAGAGAAAAGCAAGCACGATATCAGCAAGCTCGTAAAGATTTGGGATGGTGGCGAGATTATTCTACGTGTAATTTGTGGACTGCGGCATTTTTTATGCCCTTGACTGAAGAAAACTTGCAGCTTTTGCCAACAACGGCGGTGTTAACTCAGCTATTGCAAGGTACTTTGTCAACACAAGAGATAGTAAATGCAACAAATAAGTTGGCTGAGGAGAAGCATTTTTTTCACTGGCCTTTGGAGTTTCCTGAAGTGTTTGAAGTAGATGGATTTGACTGTGTACTAGGAAATCCACCTTGGGAACGGATTAAGCTACAAGAAAAGGAGTTTTTTGCTTCTCAAAGTGCGGAAATTGCTAATGCTATAAACAAGGCGGCACGAGAGAAGCTAATTAAAGAATTACCAAAGAAAAATCCTGAGCTAGCACAAGCTTTTGAAAAAGCAAAACATGATGCTGAAGCGCAGAGTAAGTTTTTCCGGGAGTCTAGTAGATTTTCTTTGACTGCGGTGGGAGATATCAATACTTATGCTGTGTTTGCAGAGACTACAAGAAAGTTAATTTCGCCTGATGGAAGGCTAGGTATAATTGTTCCTACGGGAATTGCGACTGATGATACAACTAAAAAGTATTTCGGTGATTTGATTAAATCTCAGTCCTTAGCAAGTTTAACAGGTTTTGAAAATGAAGCTTTTATTTTTCCATCAGTACATCACTCTTTTAAATTTTGTACTTTAGCTGTTACAGGTAAAAATGTTAAAGTTAAAGAAGCAGACTTTACATTTTTCTGCCGTTACTTTGCCGATACTAATAACCAGGTACGTCATTTTAATCTATCCTCAGAAGAGATTGCTTTAATTAATCCAAATACTCTTACTTGCCCAATTTTTAGAACTAGTAGCGATGCCGAAATTACCAAAAAGATTTATCGCTTACTTCCTGTAATAGAGAATGAAAAAATAGGTAGTAATTATTGGAATATTTCATTTATGGCTATGTTTCACATGGCGAATGATAGTAGTCTATTTAAAAATGACACAGGTAGTAATTTACTTCCACTTTACGAAGCGAAGTTATTTCACCAATTTGACCATCTTTATTCTACTTATGAAGGTGCAACGCAAGCTAATTTAAATGCTGGTATCTTACCTCATATTTCAGAGGAAACTAAAAAAAACACTAATTTAACAGTATCACCTCGTTACTGGATTAAATTAACTGAGGTAGAAACTAAGTTAAATGGCAAATGGAATAAAAGCTGGTTAATAGGTTGGAGAGATATTACAAATTCAACTAGTGAACGTACAGTAATTGCATCTTTATTACCAATAGCAGCTTGTGGGGACACTGTACTTTTAATGTTCCCCAAAATTGATAATGACAAGTTAGTTTCATGCTTGCTTGCTAATTTAAATTGCATAACTTTTGATTTTGTAGCTAGGCAAAAAGTCGCAGGAATACATCTTAAATTTTTTACAATGCGACAACTTCCAGTGATTCCTCCAGAAGGATATACCCAAGAAGACATTGAATTTATCAGCACTCGCGTTTTGGAATTAGTCTACACTGCCTGGGATATGCAACCCTTCGCCAAAGATATAGGATACGACGGCGAACCCTTCATTTGGAACCCCAACAGACGCGCATTATTAAGAGCAGAATTAGACGCATATTACGCCAAACTATACGGACTCACCCGTGATGAACTGCGATATATCCTAGACCCTGCTGATATCTATGGCGCAGACTTCCCCAGCGAAACATTCCGCGTTTTAAAGAATAACGAAATTAAACAGTTTGGTGAATACCGCACACAGAGATTAGTTTTGGAGGCATGGGATAGAATGTTTGACACCTAAATTAAACCTGATTATTCTTACAGCAGGTTGTAGATAAACCAAGTACAAAATCTAGAATCAAAACTAGATACTTAGCCTATTTTACTCAAGACTCCTGAAGTTTGCTGTAATTAAGACGCATATTAGATTTTATTCAATTTCTTCTTAATAAAATTAGATTGGTAAGCAATGAAAGTATTAGCAATTGTTGGTATGGCTGGTTCTGGTAAAAGTACAGTAGCTGAATATTTTAAAAATCAGAACTTGCCTGTATTAAGCTTTGGAGACTTAATTAGAGAAGAAATCTTAAAACGCGGACTAGAAATTACGCCCTTGACTGAGCCAATAGTTAGAGAGGAAATCAGAAACAAGTATGGAATGGATGCTTGTGTAAAACTGTCTTTACCTTGGATTCAAGCTAAATTGATAAAAAATTCTTTTGTTATCATTGATGGCATAAGAAGCTTTAGTGAATATAAATCTCTGAAAAAAGAGTTCGGTGATAAATTAGTAGTCTTAGCTTTATTTACTTCCAAGCATATCCGTTATAAACGCCTAGCTTCTAGAACAATAAGACCATTTAAAAGAGATGAAGCTGAAGCACGAGATTATAGAGAAATTGAGAAAATCGAGCTAGGTGGAACTGTAGCTATAGCAGATTTTATGATTATTAATGATGGGCTACAAGAAGAATTATTTCACAAAGTGGAAACTTTACTCACTAATTTAGTTACAAAAGTTTCTTAATTTAACAAATCTAAACAGCTACTAAACACTCAAAAAATCAAACAATAGGTAAAATCATGGACTTACTTTTAGTTAATATCCCAATCGATTTAGGCAAAAAACCCTATGATTTAGCTTTTTCCTTTTTAAAAAGGCTGAATTTTGGCATTCTAGTAATCGCCTCTTATATGACAGAGAGAGGATTTAATGTTGGTATTTTTGACCCTCAATCCCATCCTGAAGAAGATTGTTTGATAAAACTTTTACAAGAAATTGAGCAGACTTCGCCTCATGTGATTGGTTTATCTTGCGTCAGTGGTTTTAGCTATCCTCCTTGCCTAAAAATAGCCAGCACAATTCGCAAGAGATTTCCATCTATTCCTATAATTGTTGGTGGTAAAGATCATGTTGGACAAATTGCAGAAACAGTATTATTGGAATGTTCAGCGATAGATATCGTAGTCAGAGGTGAAGGCGAGGAAATTTTGTGTCAACTTGTTGATCATATTACTAACAAGAAACCTCTTGATACAGTTAATAATATTGTTTATCGTAATCTTAATGGAGAGATTTGCTCAACTCATTATGATTTAGCTTTCAATCCTCAAAAAATGACTCGACTTAACTATAGCCTCTATCCAAATTTCCAGACATTTGCACCAAGTTTGGAAGTTGGTAGAGGTTGTACTTTCGGCTGTGAATTCTGTGTTTCTGCAAAAACTGGAGTGCGTAAAAAGGACATACCATCTATCATCGATGAAGCGGAATATATTACTGATATATATGGGGATAATGAAATTTGTATTTATCTAGAAACACCTATGTTTCTCATGCAAGATGAAGAAATATCCCAGTTAGCTATTCAACGTCAAGAGAGAGGTTTAAATTTTACCTGGAGAACTAGTACTCGTGTAGAATATTTAACTCCAACCCGTCTCGATAAATTAGCAAAAGCGGGCTGTCGAATTTTGGATTTGGGATTAGAAAGTGCTTCTTTTGATATTCTTCTCCGAATGGGTAAAACTCGCGATCCCCAAAGGTATCTTGACAGAGCATCTGAAATACTGCGTGCTGCCTATGATCTAGGTATTATTATCAAGCTAAATATTCTTTTTTATATAGGAGATACCTTAGAAACAATAGCAACAACATTTTCTTATCTTACTAAAAATATGCCCTATGTAACTAGTGTTTCAGCATATCCTCTTTTGCTGTATCCTGGCTCATCTTTAGAAGGGGGAATAAAAGAAGAAATTAAGCGTTATGGAGGAAATATTATTACAGATGCAGTTTGGCAGTCAAGACATCTATGGCCTATTAACCCTAGTTCGGAATTAACCTATGATTCTCTCCAAGAGCTAGGAGTTTTGTTTGCTAAATCTTTTCAGACTATCGACACTTTCTATACTCAAAAGCGATATGGTTATTTTTCTCCAGAAATTTCCTACACCGATTTTGTCGATGCTGCTATTCATTTTGGTATTGATTCTTTACCTTTTTCCAAAGATTTGAAAGAAACGGAATCAAATAGGCAAGTACTTTGGGACTACTTAAAAGCTGGAATGTAAACCATGAGAATACTAGCTATTTGAGGCAGTTGTCATATTATCATATCAGCTTTTAATTATGAAAATCCCGGTCAAACTACAAGAATTAATCAAACAGCCAGAATCGGCTATTTTATCTATTAGTTCCCTCATCGGACAAAGATTAGCATTAGTTGATTGTACAAATATTGTTTCTATCACCTCTGAACAACTAAACCTAATTTTCACCCATGTTCCCCAAGAATGGGATGATGCAGAACTAACAGATATTTTTGACACTAACACCCTAACAGACACCTTTGCCAACCAACTTTACCAATACATTGACCATCGCTTAGGACGCACAGCCACACAACAAAAAGGCACGTCGTCCCAATTATCAATTCCTGATTCCCTTGATATCTTTAACTTCCGCAACGAGGTAATAGGCGATTACCGCCGCTATATAGAAAGCTTCCTCAAAATCCGCGATCGCAAAGTCAAAGAATTTGTAGACGCAGAATTAGACAAGGGGCAACTTTGGACTGACCCCCTAGTTCAACTCAATCCTAGCTATAAAAAGGGTGCAACAGTCAAAGAATTAGTACAACAGCGAACCCTTCATCCAGACTGCGAAAAATATTTCTACAAAAAAGACGGCACACCCTTTATTTTCCATTACCACCAAAAGCAAGCATTTGAAACCGCACAACGCCAAGAACCTTACGTTGTTACCACAGGCACAGGTTCGGGTAAAAGCATGACTTACGTCGTGCCGATCTTCGATGATTTACTGCGTCATCCTGAAATTTCAGGAGTCAGGGCAATATTGGTTTATCCCATGAATGCCTTAATTAACTCCCAAAAAGAAGAACTCGACAAATTTTTACGCCAAGTTCCGAATACTCATATTCGTGTTGAAAAATACACCGGGCAAGAAAGTTTAACCAAGAAAACCGAAATTCAAAACAATCCACCCCATATTTTACTCACCAACTACGTGATGCTAGAGTTAATGCTCTCACGCACTCACGAGAATAAACTGGTCGAGTCTCCCAATTTAAAATTCCTGATACTGGATGAATTACACACCTATCGGGGACGACAAGGTGCAGACGTTGCCATATTGATCCGCAAACTCCGTCAGCGTAGCAAAAGTAATGACGAATTACTCTGCATTGGTACAAGTGCCACTATGTCAACGGTCGGTTCCCGCGAACAACGCCGTCAGGTTGTGGCAGATGTCGCTAGTAAGTTATTTGGCGTGGAAATCAAACCCGGAAATGTCATTGATGAAACCCTAGAACGTTCTATCCAACGCGCTGAACCTACTATTGAACAACTGTGCCAAGGAATCTTGGCAGGTTTACCAACCGAATTAGAACAAACACTAACAGAATTCCGAAACCATTCCCTGAGCTACTGGATCGAGATGAACTTCGGTTTAGAAGAAAGAGAAGGGCATCTCGTTCGCCGTCAACCCATCAGCTTAGAAACAGGTGCAACCAAACTTGCCCAACAAACCCAGCTTCTAGAGGAAACTTGTTTAACAGTCCTCAAACAGATGTTCCTTTGGGGAAGCAAGATTAATGGACTTGCTTTTCGCCTACATCAGTTCATTTCCCAAGGGGGAAGCGTTTACGCCACAATTGAAAATCGAGACAAACGCCATTTAACCCTTGAAGGTCAATATACAACCACCGACAACCGCCTACTTTATCCCCTCGTTTTTTGCCGGGAATGCGGACAAGATTATTATGTCGTTCGCTACGATGCCGATAAGCATATTATCCTGCCCCAATTGCCCACTGCATTAGATATCAGTCCTGACGATGCAGATATTACCGAAGGTTATCTCACCCTCGATGAACCAGAACTTTGGGATACAAGCGATGAAGATAGACTTCCTGACTCTTGGTTTAGTGAAACCAAAAAGAAAGGACGGGTTGCCAAAAAAGACTTTGTACGGTTTATTCCTCGCAAACTTCAAATTCTACCCAATGGTAAAGTTACATCCTCCTTGTTGCAAGGAACCACTTGTTGGTTTATTCCTAAGCCCTTTCTGACCTGTCTGAACTGCGGCGTACTTCATGATAAGAAGCGAAACGAATTTGCTAAACTCTCTCGCCTAAGTAGTGAAGGACGCAGTACCGCGACCACTCTGCTTTGTCTTTCTACCACCAGCCGCCTCAAGAAAGTCTTCACAGGCGAGGAAGCTAAAGCTGCCAAAATCCTCAGTTTTACTGATAATCGTCAAGATGCTTCATTACAAGCGGGACATTTCAATGATTTTGTCCAAACCAGTTTCTTACGGGCTGCACTTTTAGGTGCAATTCAAGCCAAAGGGCAACTCACCCACAGCGAATTAGCTAGTGTAGTCGTCCAATACATGGGAATTACTCAAAACGACCATGCCAAGCAACCAGCAGAGTTTGGTGTCGGGAAGCGTCGCAATGAAGAAGCCTTTCGTAAACTGATTGAATATCGTCTTTACGAAGACTTGCGTCGGGGGTGGCGCATCGTTCAACCTAACCTTGAACAGTGCGGACTGTTGATAATTGAGTATGACGGACTGCAAGAAGCCTGTGCTGACAACAATCTTTGGCAAAAACACCGCCATCCTCTTTTACTACAAGCCACTCCGCAAGAACGTTTCATCATTACCCAAGCATTCCTCAACCATTTGCGACGAGAATTGGCAATTGATGCCAAACTTTTACAACCAGACCAGAAAGATTCACTTAAAAGCGAAGTCATTCAAGCTCTTAAAGAACCTTGGGTGTTCGATGAGAACGAATATTTATACTTAGCAACTTGGGCAACTATTAGCACTGGTGGTAATGAAAAAGCGAAAGTTAAACTTACTACTAGAAGTAAAATTGGACGATTTTTGCGTTCGCCCTTGGCGTGGCGTAGCCATTCGCCAAATACATGGTCGCTCCGCAGCCAACTTTTAACAGATGTAGAGTTCAATAGCTTAATCACTACTCTAATTGATGCTTTGTGTGATGCTGGCTACCTAGTGCAAGAAAAATCTGAGGTACAGCTACGCATAGACTCACTACTATGGAAAGCAACCAATCTCAAGGAAATCCCTACCGATCCCTTAACATCTCGCCGCTTGCAGGGTAACGATAAACCCAATATTTCCGTTAACCAATTTTTCCAAGGTTTTTATCAAACCAATGCCTTGCAAATCCAAACAATGGAAGGGCGAGAACATACCGGACAGGTAAGCAACAAAGACCGTCAAGAACGGGAAGAAAAATTCCGTCAAGGACAATTAGCTGCATTGTTTTGTTCTCCGACAATGGAATTAGGTATCGACATTTCCGACCTTAGCGTTGTCCATCTCCGAAACGTTCCCCCCAGTCCTGCTAATTACGCCCAACGTAGTGGTCGTGCTGGTAGAAGTGGACAGCAAGCTTTAGTCATTACTTATGCTTCCATTGGTAGCGGTCACGATCAATACTTTTTCAAGCGACAAAATCAAATGGTTGCTGGGGTAGTTGCTCCACCAAAACTAGAGCTAGCCAACCAGGATTTAATTAAATCTCACGTATATTCGATTTGGCTGGCACATACTGGGGTTTACTTGGAAGATTCCATGAATAAAATCTTGGACTTGGAATTAGAAAACTATCCCCTCAAAGACAGCATTCGCCAACAACTTACCCTGAGCCAAGCCAAATTAACCCAATGTCTGCAAGCTGCCCAGTCTATCTTCTCAGACTTTTTCTGCCAAGAGGATCTGCAAAAAGCTTCTTGGTATTCTGTAAATTGGTTACAGAATACCATTGAAAATGCTTTGAATGCTTTTGACCGTGCCTGTAAGCGTTGGCGAGATTTATATATAGAGTCAGTTAAGCAGTTAGAATCTGCCCGTCGCACTATTGACCGTTTTGCTAGAGGTGATGTTGCCCAGGAAGAACGTAACAATGCCGAAGCTCAGGCACGAGAAGCACAACGACAAATTGATTTACTCGTCGGACACAGCCAAGGCAAGAGTAATTCCCAGTTTGAATTTTATCCCTATCGTTACTTTGCCGCCGAAGGGTTTTTACCAGGGTTCAACTTTCCTCGCCTCCCGGTTCGGGCATTTATTCCGGCTGGTGAAGGTGGTGAATTCATCTCTCGCCCTCGCTCAATGGCATTACGGGAATTTGCTCCCAATAACATCCTTTACTACGAAGGTAGTAAATTCATGGTGGCCAAAACTAAAGTATCTGTTGGCGGCATTGAAGGCGAGTATAAACGGGTGAGTGTCTGCGCTAACTGCGGGTATTATCACGACGGCGATTTTCGTGACACTTGTGAAAACTGCGGCGCAGAAATTAAACCTGATGCTCATGGCAATGTAGCCAAATTGACTCGTGTACTGCCAATGGAAACTGCGATCGCTCGTCGTCGAGAACGCATTACCTGCGACGAAGAAGAACGGCTCAAGTACGGCTACAACATCACCACTCATTTCCGCTATGCTAGCCAAAAGCGAGAATCAGCTATTGTTCAAGCTGCTGACGGTACGCCACTGTTCAAATTAACCTATGGAGCTACAGCTACCATTTGGCGAATTAATCGGGGGCTGAAGAAGAATAGAGAAGAACGAGGATTTAAGCTTAATCCAACAACGGGTGTTTGGGGCGACCATAAAAATCCACAGGCTCAACAGACACCCGATAGCTTGCATACCGAAGTCAATTTAATGGTCGATGATACTTGCAATATCTTGATTGTTGAGCCATTAAATGTTCCTGTTGAGGATAGAGAAGCTTTTATTGCCACCTTGCAATACACCTTAGAAACTGCGATTCAAGCCGTTTACAAATTAGAAGCCGATGAACTCGACTCTGAAAGACTAGGCGAAGGCAAGTATTTACTGTTCTGGGAAGCTGCTGAAGGTGGTGCAGGTGTACTCTCTCAGCTATTAGAAAAACCAGAGGCATTTAGAAAAATTGCTGATGCAGCTTTCGACATTTGTCATTTCACACAACCTAAAGACAGTTGCATTCAAGCTTGCTATGAATGCTTGCTCTCTTACCGCAATCAATTTGACCATGCATTGATAAATCGTCACCTAATCAAACCTTGGCTTGACCTGTTACTGGAGAGTAGCGTTATTACTCAAGTCAAAGGGCTTTCTCGCGATCAGCAATATCAAAAATTGCTGGAACAGACAGACCCTAACTCTGATTTTGAGCGTGTGGTTTTGCAAGAGATTTATCAACGGGGTTACAAATTACCTGATGCTGCTCAGAAATTTATTCCAGAGGGAAACTGTAAACCAGATTTTGTTTATGAGGAGGAGGCGATCGCTGTTTTTTGTGACGGTTCAGTGCATGATAGCCCCGATAAACGCAAGCAAGATAAAATTGAGCGCGATAATCTTAGGTACGAGACTGGTTACACTGTCCTTACCTTAAGCCATAATGAAGGTTGGCAAACTGAATTGCTTGTTTTAGCAAGTTTATAACCTAGAACAAATCCATCCACTGACCCTTAATTTTGTATAATTGCCCCTAAAGTGCCATTGACGGCACGTAAATAATCATCTGGCGATAGCAGAAGCAACATACCTCGCATACCACCAGAAACAGTGATCTGCTCAAATAGAGTTGCCGTTTCATCAAGGTAAACTGGATAGTCTTTTTTGCTAGCTAAAGCTGTCACACCTCCACGGATGTATCCTGTTAGTGGCTGTACTTCCTTCAGGGCGACTGTCTCAACTTTGCGGTTTCCTGAAATTCGAGCTAAAGCTTTTAAATCTAACTGAGCATTTCCAGGTATAACAGCAAAGCAGATACCTGTTGTGTCACCTCTGACTACTAAGGTTTTAAAAACTTGCTCTGGCGGAAGACCCACTTTCTGGGCTGTACTAAGAGCAGCAAGATCGTCAGGATCTACGTCATAGCTCAGGATTTGGTAGAGAATACCTAGTTTATCCAGTAGTCGAGCAGCATTAGTTTTCATTGCTCTTATTCCCAATCCTCAATCACCAGTCCACTAACGCGACTAAATTCTCTGGTGTTGTGCGTGACTAATGTTAACACACAGCAATATCTGTTACATTTGTTGAGTGTAAACGTTCTCGAATTAAGAGCGACCTACCGTTGAGATAACGAGCGCAAACATTGGTATCTAATAAATACCTCACAGAATTTCTTCCCTTGTCTCAAAATCACCTTCAGAGTCGATAACAATTGGATCGTCTTGACAGCTATCATAAGTCTGCTCAAAAAAGTTGGGTGGCCATCCTAATTCTTCTGGTGTTTTTGTAGTTGTTGACGGTTTTAGTTGTTGATAAATCACCATTACTTCTATTTCTTTGTCTGTTATTCCTAATGGGATATCAAGGTGTAAAATCCCATCAGACCCCACATGAGTATTTAGTTTGATACTTTGCATCACTGTTTTCTCTCACTTATTAATTCATTTAAAATTGCCTGCCACTTCATTAATACCGTACTCTTTCTCAATCAAACCCAACAACTTCTCCTCCACCGCAGTCAAATACGGGCGCTTCAGTTCCCCCAGATGCTTCAGCACAGCATGGGCAGCTTCTTCCAAGTTCTCGTTTTCCCGTAATCTATGAATGCGATCGCTAATGTGCTGCATCTGCTGACATTCTGACTCCAGGTAATTAAGCGGCTTCAGATGGTTGATTCTTACGGTGTACTCCCCATCCCACATTGTGACTGTGCAACTGAACTCACCCACATGGTTGACTATCCCCCAACATCCGCCTTTCCCTCGTAAATCAGGATTATCTTTGGCAATGATTTGGCAGACTTCCCCAACACGATAAGGATTTGGCGCTTTAGTACGTTCCATGATCCGTTGTACTACATCACCTACAACTCTAGCAGATGGTACTTTACCTCCAGCTTCTTCCACTGCCCGTTGCCATACTTCCCATTGCTGTTGAGGTTCCAGTTTTGTTATCGGTCTAACCTGGCGCTCACTCGTTGGCAAAATTTGTGTCCCAATGGGACACATTTCCTCATTTTCAGTTTGTGTCCCACTGGAATAAATTTCCGCATCGCTTGATTCAGTTTCAGTTTGTGTCCCATTGGGACACATTTTCATCAGATTATCAAACACAGCCGAAGCTTCGATTAATCTATAAGGATGACGGCGCTGAAATCCAAACCTGTCCTTGCAATACTCCTCAAAAGTGCTATGGGTGGAACGGTAAAGACGGCGATCTCGCAACTCCATTAACGCTTTACCTGCCTCAAAAACCGCTCTCTCCACTTTGCGTTCCAAGTGCAGGCGATCGCGCTGTTCTTCTTCTGTCAACTCTGGAACTTCAACAGCAGTAACGGTGATTGTTGCTAAGGCTGGGTTTTCTTGCTGGGAAATATCCTCGTTTGCAGAGTCAGGTGGTGTTTTTGAATCATCAGA comes from Nostoc sp. 'Lobaria pulmonaria (5183) cyanobiont' and encodes:
- a CDS encoding Eco57I restriction-modification methylase domain-containing protein produces the protein MKTTLTALQIEGNLLAPDMTAQMLEGSIKGQLPEDFGFNKTDKLADEIATAWGDAKAYWAAFQRALARLDENNSATTITRELWTVPLLQSLGYEPVYTATAEVVEDKTYAISHRAEAGENKPPIHIIGCRLEIDKRPPSGTPRLSAHALVQEYLNKTEHLWAIATNGYRWRLLRDSSLMTRLTYVEFDLEQILNGENFADFGLFYRLFHRSRLPEGVDDADKCLLEYYHQEAIQQGGRVREKLRDGVEKAIVQLGNGFIQHPQNERLRQKLGIIPNYEAEVTNYELYRQLLRLIYRLLFLMVAESRNLLLIGDDLEKSRIYREYYSIERLRELAERPHWRREGFQDLWQGLWVTFLLFDENWRGEVLGLSPLNGDLFGSGTLSALDNCAIDNYDLLIALRQLSLYQDKGQLRRVNYEYLDVEELGSVYESLLEFHPQVIFHQGIYEFALVFGSDRKTTGSYYTPPQLVQQLIKTALEPVIKEKLHSTQQKLGNSENNQELEKALLSLKVCDPACGSGHFLLAAARRIGKELAKVRTGEAEPGIEPLKLAIRDVIQNCIYGVDLNPLAVDLCKVALWIEGFPGRLPLSFLDHRIKCGNSLVGVLDINCLSEGIPDEAYKPVTGDDKKLSSQFKKRNKKERETDNQGQLSIFGGLQTERTHYTESARELGDIPESTPQQVREKQARYQQARKDLGWWRDYSTCNLWTAAFFMPLTEENLQLLPTTAVLTQLLQGTLSTQEIVNATNKLAEEKHFFHWPLEFPEVFEVDGFDCVLGNPPWERIKLQEKEFFASQSAEIANAINKAAREKLIKELPKKNPELAQAFEKAKHDAEAQSKFFRESSRFSLTAVGDINTYAVFAETTRKLISPDGRLGIIVPTGIATDDTTKKYFGDLIKSQSLASLTGFENEAFIFPSVHHSFKFCTLAVTGKNVKVKEADFTFFCRYFADTNNQVRHFNLSSEEIALINPNTLTCPIFRTSSDAEITKKIYRLLPVIENEKIGSNYWNISFMAMFHMANDSSLFKNDTGSNLLPLYEAKLFHQFDHLYSTYEGATQANLNAGILPHISEETKKNTNLTVSPRYWIKLTEVETKLNGKWNKSWLIGWRDITNSTSERTVIASLLPIAACGDTVLLMFPKIDNDKLVSCLLANLNCITFDFVARQKVAGIHLKFFTMRQLPVIPPEGYTQEDIEFISTRVLELVYTAWDMQPFAKDIGYDGEPFIWNPNRRALLRAELDAYYAKLYGLTRDELRYILDPADIYGADFPSETFRVLKNNEIKQFGEYRTQRLVLEAWDRMFDT
- a CDS encoding AAA family ATPase, whose product is MKVLAIVGMAGSGKSTVAEYFKNQNLPVLSFGDLIREEILKRGLEITPLTEPIVREEIRNKYGMDACVKLSLPWIQAKLIKNSFVIIDGIRSFSEYKSLKKEFGDKLVVLALFTSKHIRYKRLASRTIRPFKRDEAEARDYREIEKIELGGTVAIADFMIINDGLQEELFHKVETLLTNLVTKVS
- a CDS encoding B12-binding domain-containing radical SAM protein, with the translated sequence MDLLLVNIPIDLGKKPYDLAFSFLKRLNFGILVIASYMTERGFNVGIFDPQSHPEEDCLIKLLQEIEQTSPHVIGLSCVSGFSYPPCLKIASTIRKRFPSIPIIVGGKDHVGQIAETVLLECSAIDIVVRGEGEEILCQLVDHITNKKPLDTVNNIVYRNLNGEICSTHYDLAFNPQKMTRLNYSLYPNFQTFAPSLEVGRGCTFGCEFCVSAKTGVRKKDIPSIIDEAEYITDIYGDNEICIYLETPMFLMQDEEISQLAIQRQERGLNFTWRTSTRVEYLTPTRLDKLAKAGCRILDLGLESASFDILLRMGKTRDPQRYLDRASEILRAAYDLGIIIKLNILFYIGDTLETIATTFSYLTKNMPYVTSVSAYPLLLYPGSSLEGGIKEEIKRYGGNIITDAVWQSRHLWPINPSSELTYDSLQELGVLFAKSFQTIDTFYTQKRYGYFSPEISYTDFVDAAIHFGIDSLPFSKDLKETESNRQVLWDYLKAGM